The following are encoded in a window of Trueperaceae bacterium genomic DNA:
- a CDS encoding ABC transporter substrate-binding protein, which yields MGQAQAQAPAAGEKVPELLLIGWTLSADPVRYEIGEMFVNDMKRYLGVDVRHLTLESEAKEPYYRSETDYAFSFSITGLAARPWTVDPDETLGRFHSRNIYDGGTNQWGYNSPEFDALIDAQKTELDVERRRQLVYDAQRVMYEDVGALNLYAIQIVGLYNKDLFTNFVPMYGTGAFNFWNAIELEPLTDQRVLRVANVGEPGSLNVVQSSLGELEILQQIFDTLVRINPQGETVPWMVTDIQSPDPQTFVMTLRDDLKWHDGVPLTAEDVVFTFDYYKEKGQPRLDGPLRQIASVEALDERSVKFTLNAPSASFLTVVLGQAFILPKHIWENVAEPHTLSVIEHPELMIGSGPFKYEHWRLGEEIYVSAVKDYFAPPKIDGIRHIAYADNDAAFVAMRTQNADITSRPVLPDQAKEAENFPFLAISRPVDISARYMAFNFRRPPTSDVAFRRAVAYMIRYDYIVDTLLAGDGSNWNTGLITPGNSAWANTELEQFTFDPEKARAILEEAGYTWDAEGNLHFPADMGN from the coding sequence ATGGGCCAAGCGCAGGCGCAGGCTCCGGCGGCGGGCGAGAAGGTCCCCGAGCTCCTGCTCATAGGCTGGACCCTCTCCGCGGACCCCGTCCGGTACGAGATCGGCGAGATGTTCGTGAACGACATGAAGCGTTACCTCGGCGTCGATGTCCGGCACCTCACCCTCGAGTCGGAGGCCAAGGAGCCGTACTACAGGTCCGAGACCGACTACGCCTTCTCCTTCTCCATCACGGGTCTTGCGGCGAGACCTTGGACCGTGGATCCCGACGAGACGCTCGGCCGGTTCCACTCGCGCAACATCTACGACGGCGGGACGAACCAGTGGGGATACAACAGCCCAGAGTTCGATGCGCTGATCGATGCTCAGAAGACCGAGCTCGATGTCGAGAGACGCCGGCAGCTCGTCTACGACGCGCAACGCGTCATGTACGAGGACGTCGGCGCCCTGAACCTGTACGCGATCCAGATCGTCGGCTTGTACAACAAGGACCTCTTCACGAACTTCGTGCCCATGTACGGCACGGGCGCGTTCAACTTCTGGAACGCCATCGAGCTCGAACCCCTCACAGATCAGCGCGTCCTGCGGGTCGCGAACGTCGGTGAGCCGGGCTCGCTGAACGTGGTCCAGTCGAGCCTGGGTGAGCTCGAGATCCTCCAGCAGATCTTCGATACCTTGGTCCGCATCAACCCTCAGGGCGAGACGGTGCCCTGGATGGTCACCGATATCCAGAGCCCCGATCCCCAGACGTTCGTGATGACCCTGAGAGACGACCTCAAGTGGCACGACGGCGTCCCCCTGACGGCGGAAGACGTCGTGTTCACCTTCGACTACTACAAGGAGAAGGGGCAGCCCCGCCTCGACGGTCCGCTGCGCCAGATCGCGTCGGTAGAGGCCCTCGACGAGCGCAGCGTGAAGTTCACCCTGAACGCTCCATCAGCTTCGTTCCTCACCGTAGTGCTCGGCCAGGCGTTCATCCTTCCCAAGCACATCTGGGAGAACGTCGCTGAGCCCCACACCCTGAGCGTGATCGAACATCCCGAGCTGATGATCGGCAGCGGTCCGTTCAAGTACGAGCACTGGCGCCTTGGAGAAGAGATCTACGTCTCGGCCGTGAAGGACTACTTCGCGCCGCCGAAGATCGACGGCATCAGGCACATCGCCTACGCCGACAACGACGCCGCCTTCGTGGCGATGCGAACGCAGAACGCCGACATCACCTCGCGGCCGGTCCTGCCTGACCAGGCCAAGGAGGCCGAGAACTTCCCGTTCCTGGCGATCAGTCGGCCCGTGGACATCAGCGCGCGGTACATGGCCTTCAACTTCCGCAGGCCTCCCACCAGCGACGTGGCCTTCAGGCGCGCGGTCGCATACATGATCCGGTACGACTACATCGTCGACACGCTCCTCGCCGGCGACGGTTCGAACTGGAACACCGGCCTCATCACCCCCGGCAACAGCGCGTGGGCGAACACGGAGCTCGAGCAGTTCACGTTCGACCCCGAGAAGGCGCGCGCCATCCTCGAAGAGGCCGGCTACACCTGGGACGCCGAGGGCAACTTGCACTTCCCAGCGGACATGGGGAACTGA
- a CDS encoding M20/M25/M40 family metallo-hydrolase: MSPAAARGANGPGTAELERLTAEVASLLASLCEVPSPSRDERVMADLLSARFRDLGAAVTEDDAGASTGGNAGNLVAELPGGRPCRVLLAAHMDTVPLVPGEPLRAVVEGSVVRSTGRQVLGADDKAGVSVVLTLFRRLAALPAERRPTLVAAITVCEELGLEGAHHLDVGSLGVDFGYSFDGEVPVGELVAAAVAKEDLTIAVRGRRAHAALEPERGVHAVLAAAEVVRSFPLGRVAEDQVANVGRIEGGGATNVVPDEVTLRAEARAFTGARLDELVERIVAGAEAAAAPLGAGVSVERRRLYDGYELDESAEPVRRLVSVAARHRLSPRLVRSIGGSDTNVFNQKGVPTVNVGLGMHDIHSVAEWIDAADLARVVLWVEDALLSG, translated from the coding sequence GTGAGCCCCGCCGCTGCCCGGGGCGCCAACGGCCCCGGCACCGCCGAGCTGGAGCGGCTGACCGCCGAGGTCGCCTCCTTGCTGGCCAGCCTATGCGAGGTCCCGAGCCCCAGCCGCGACGAGCGGGTCATGGCCGACCTCCTCTCGGCACGCTTCCGGGACCTGGGCGCCGCCGTCACGGAGGACGACGCGGGCGCGTCCACGGGCGGCAACGCCGGGAACCTCGTCGCCGAGCTGCCGGGTGGCCGACCGTGTCGCGTGCTGCTGGCCGCGCACATGGACACCGTGCCCCTGGTGCCGGGAGAGCCGCTGCGCGCCGTGGTCGAGGGCAGCGTCGTGCGCTCGACGGGACGGCAGGTCCTCGGCGCCGACGACAAGGCCGGCGTGAGCGTCGTGCTCACGCTGTTCCGCCGCCTGGCGGCCCTGCCCGCCGAGCGCAGGCCGACGCTCGTCGCCGCGATCACCGTGTGCGAGGAGCTGGGCCTCGAGGGCGCGCACCACCTCGACGTCGGCTCCCTCGGCGTCGACTTCGGCTACTCGTTCGACGGCGAGGTGCCGGTGGGCGAGCTGGTCGCCGCCGCCGTCGCCAAGGAGGACCTGACCATCGCCGTGCGGGGCCGTCGCGCCCACGCCGCCCTCGAGCCGGAACGAGGCGTCCACGCCGTGCTGGCCGCGGCCGAGGTCGTGAGGTCCTTCCCGCTGGGCCGCGTGGCGGAGGACCAGGTGGCGAACGTGGGTCGGATCGAGGGCGGAGGCGCCACGAACGTCGTCCCCGACGAGGTGACGCTGCGCGCCGAGGCCAGGGCGTTCACCGGCGCGCGGCTCGACGAGCTGGTGGAGCGCATCGTCGCCGGTGCCGAAGCTGCCGCGGCGCCCCTCGGCGCCGGCGTGAGCGTGGAGCGCAGGCGGCTCTACGACGGCTACGAGCTGGACGAGTCCGCCGAGCCCGTCCGTCGCCTGGTCTCCGTCGCCGCCCGGCACCGCCTCTCGCCGCGGTTGGTGAGGTCGATAGGCGGCTCGGACACGAACGTGTTCAACCAGAAGGGCGTGCCGACGGTGAACGTCGGCCTGGGCATGCACGACATCCACTCGGTGGCCGAGTGGATCGACGCCGCGGACCTGGCGCGGGTCGTCCTCTGGGTCGAGGACGCGCTCCTGAGCGGCTGA
- a CDS encoding amidohydrolase family protein, with translation MRPTQEPTGGTASGRARVGVEVGVIDDLLALHESLRPRLTICEPGEVLIVHGVRLIDGLGSEPRDGMSLLAKGGVIERVGPDSSLSGDAEPGATVLDGRGLTLMPGMIDAHFHFTGRPKDPAKRELEANDDIRVLRAARDGLILLNAGFTAVKSMGHGRPAVVDALKQAMGEGFLVGPTIRHCGWAFSQSGGHGINPGWPLDLVEQRLPRSAFADGIDGCRVAVRRNFGEGADFVKLYATQGLNTSPQDRMNIPNYTFEELKVMADEAHRHRTLASAHATGTEGAINAVRAGIDTIEHGPDCLDEDGEELLDLMVEKGTLFVPTLAFASKVQHRPTFTPEMKERAARRYMGKLDFVGAAIAKGVRIAAGTDYSTLPLVGRNAEEIKALHEAGLSTVEAIAAGTSRAAEAMGLGHLLGAVRPGLATDLLLVDGDPSADIDVLCDPERIVRIVKARHTWRAPAPL, from the coding sequence ATGCGGCCAACGCAGGAGCCCACGGGCGGCACGGCGAGCGGCCGTGCCCGCGTCGGAGTGGAGGTCGGTGTCATCGACGATCTGTTAGCGCTGCACGAGTCCTTGAGGCCCAGGCTGACGATCTGCGAGCCGGGTGAGGTTCTCATCGTCCACGGTGTGCGGTTGATCGACGGGCTCGGTTCGGAGCCGAGGGACGGGATGTCCCTACTGGCCAAGGGCGGGGTCATCGAGCGCGTTGGGCCAGACTCGAGCCTCTCCGGCGACGCCGAGCCAGGTGCGACGGTGCTGGACGGCAGGGGCCTAACGCTCATGCCGGGCATGATCGATGCCCACTTCCACTTCACGGGCAGACCCAAGGACCCGGCCAAGCGGGAGCTCGAAGCGAACGATGACATCAGGGTCCTGCGCGCTGCCCGCGATGGCCTGATCCTCCTCAACGCCGGGTTCACCGCTGTCAAGAGCATGGGGCATGGGCGGCCTGCAGTCGTGGACGCGCTCAAGCAGGCCATGGGGGAGGGGTTCCTCGTCGGGCCGACCATCCGCCACTGCGGGTGGGCGTTCTCGCAGAGCGGCGGACACGGCATCAACCCGGGCTGGCCGTTGGACCTCGTGGAACAGCGACTCCCCCGCAGCGCTTTCGCCGACGGGATCGACGGCTGCCGCGTGGCGGTGCGGCGCAACTTCGGCGAGGGTGCCGACTTCGTGAAGCTCTATGCGACGCAAGGCCTGAACACGAGCCCGCAGGACAGGATGAACATCCCCAACTACACCTTCGAGGAGCTGAAGGTGATGGCGGACGAGGCTCACAGGCACCGGACACTGGCGTCCGCGCATGCGACCGGCACGGAGGGAGCGATCAACGCTGTCAGGGCCGGCATCGACACGATCGAGCACGGCCCCGACTGCCTGGACGAGGACGGAGAAGAGCTGCTCGACCTCATGGTCGAGAAGGGAACGCTCTTCGTGCCGACCCTCGCCTTCGCGAGCAAGGTGCAACACCGCCCGACGTTCACGCCCGAGATGAAGGAACGCGCAGCTCGCCGGTACATGGGCAAGCTGGACTTCGTGGGGGCAGCGATAGCCAAGGGCGTGCGTATCGCGGCTGGCACGGACTATTCGACACTGCCGCTGGTCGGTCGCAATGCGGAAGAGATCAAGGCCCTACACGAGGCCGGACTGAGCACGGTAGAGGCGATCGCGGCCGGCACCTCGCGAGCGGCAGAGGCGATGGGGCTCGGCCATCTGCTGGGGGCGGTGCGCCCCGGTCTGGCAACCGACCTTCTCCTCGTGGATGGCGATCCGAGCGCTGACATCGACGTCCTATGTGACCCCGAACGCATCGTCCGCATCGTCAAGGCCCGTCACACATGGCGGGCGCCGGCACCGCTGTGA
- a CDS encoding membrane dipeptidase — protein sequence MPTQELRENKGFHPILERDHPYVFIDGCMQAWPDADFANAHRHGATCYSVTAWRVHDDFEDAVEGLMFWHLVVRQNPNLRLALSAQDIVTAKETGGAALLMHAQGGEWIGAKLHRIEAMVRLGLRMMLPAYNRMNHICDGCLERSDNGLTAFGKQVVAEANRLGLLLDGSHVGRRSTLEMIDLSSQPIVFSHSNVRALVDSPRNITDEQILACTARGGVIGLAPFGPFCLKQGQTTWPTLSDFIDHVDYVVQLTGSTDTVGIGTDMSLGTYPYHTTDPWGEPDYVQVGKDYARHVCGDVRSPMRALADFNTYSQVWNLIDALAARGYDDQQIGGFLGGNFLRVFGQVWPS from the coding sequence GTGCCGACGCAAGAGCTGCGAGAGAACAAGGGCTTTCACCCGATCCTCGAACGCGACCATCCGTATGTGTTCATCGACGGGTGTATGCAGGCCTGGCCCGATGCCGACTTCGCGAACGCTCACCGCCACGGGGCGACGTGTTATTCCGTCACGGCCTGGCGCGTGCACGACGACTTCGAGGACGCGGTCGAAGGCCTCATGTTCTGGCACTTGGTGGTGCGCCAGAACCCGAACCTCCGGCTAGCGTTGTCGGCTCAGGACATAGTCACCGCGAAGGAGACCGGTGGGGCCGCACTGCTCATGCACGCCCAGGGCGGTGAGTGGATCGGCGCCAAGCTGCACCGCATCGAGGCCATGGTGAGGCTCGGCCTGCGCATGATGCTGCCCGCCTACAACCGCATGAACCACATCTGCGACGGCTGCCTCGAACGCAGTGATAACGGGCTGACCGCGTTCGGCAAGCAGGTCGTCGCTGAGGCCAATCGGCTGGGCCTGCTGCTCGACGGCTCGCACGTCGGCCGCCGGTCGACCCTGGAGATGATCGACCTCAGCTCACAGCCGATCGTCTTCAGCCACTCGAACGTCCGAGCGCTCGTGGACTCGCCCAGGAACATCACGGACGAGCAGATCCTCGCCTGCACCGCCCGAGGCGGGGTCATCGGGCTAGCTCCGTTCGGACCGTTCTGTTTGAAGCAGGGCCAGACGACATGGCCCACGCTCTCCGACTTCATCGACCACGTGGACTACGTTGTGCAACTGACGGGGTCCACCGACACCGTGGGGATAGGCACCGATATGAGCCTAGGCACCTATCCGTATCACACGACGGATCCCTGGGGCGAACCGGACTACGTGCAGGTCGGGAAGGACTATGCGAGACACGTCTGCGGAGACGTCCGTTCGCCTATGCGCGCGCTGGCGGACTTCAACACCTATAGCCAGGTCTGGAACCTCATTGACGCCCTCGCCGCACGCGGCTACGACGACCAACAGATCGGCGGTTTCCTAGGCGGCAATTTCTTGAGAGTCTTCGGACAGGTGTGGCCCAGTTGA